In the Clostridium cellulovorans 743B genome, ATCCTTTTTTGACCAAAATATTTTTGCAACAAAGCTTGGAGACAAGGAGTGTTATTTTAAACTTGGGTGCAAAGGACCAATGACAAAGGCAGATTGTCCTCTTAGAAAGTGGAATGACAGGGTAAATTGGCCAGTGGAAGATAATACTCCTTGCATTGGGTGTACAGAGAAGGGATTTCCTGATGAGACAGAACCCTTTGTTAAGTTTTAGATAGGGGTGAGGTTATGAGCGAAAAAATTATAATAAATCCTCTTACAAGAATAAGTGGTTTTTTGCAGATAGAGATTACCATAGAAAATAATCTAGTGACAGAGGCTAAAAATAGAGGGTTCCTTTTTAGAGGTTTTGAAGAAATGCTAAAAGGAAGATCACCTCTTGATGCAATTTATTTTACAGAGAGAATTTGCGGTATATGTTCCACAGCTCATGGATTTGTATCGGCTATTGCTTTAGAAGATGCTTTAAAGGTTAAAGTAGATGAAAATGGAACTATTCTTAGAGAAATAATGCATGGTTGTGAATTTCTTCAAAATCATATAAGGCACTTTTATCAATTCACAATGCCAGATTACGCAAAGATAGATGCTGTTTCAAAGGATGAAGAGAGAAAATATAAGGTAACAAAGGATTATACTAAGATATTTAATAGGCATTATATGGAGTCCTTTAAATATAGCCGAGATGCTCATAAGATGTTGGCAATCTTAGGCGGGAAGGCACCGCATAATCATGGGATTTTTGTTGGTGGCGCAACAATTAATATAGATGCGTCAAGGATAATTGAGCTAAAAGCCTTGCTAAATGGTATAAAAACTTTTGTAAATACTGCAATGTTACCAGATGTAAGAGCTATTTCTTATTATTATAAAGAAGATTTTGTACATGGTCACGGATATACTAATTTTTTGTCATATGGAGCCTTTGACAGTGATGTTCATAGTGATATCAGCTATGTAAAGGCAGGAACTCTTATAGATGATAAATTAGAACCTTTCGATGCAAGTAAGATAAGTGAAGAAATTAGCCATTCTTATTATTCTGATGAAAAAGAAATCTTATCTCAAGGTGATAATAACTGGAAGGTAGATGTAAATAAAAAGAATGCTTATACTTGGGTAAAGGCAGCACGATATAGAAATCTTCCTTTGGAGGTAGGACCTTTAGCAAGGCAATGGATAAGTGGAGAATATAAGAATGGAGTATCCACTATGGATAGGACTATTGCAAGGGTTTTAGAAGCAAAAAAGATATGTGATATATTAGACAAACTTATTGATAGAGTTAAACTTACGCCAACAGTCCAAGAAAAATGGGAAATTCCAGATAGTGCTAAGGGGATTGGCCTTAGAGATACTACAAGAGGAGCCTTGGGGCATTGGATAAATATCGAAGGTAAAAAAATTGCAAATTACAATATAATAACTCCATCGGGATGGAATATTTCTCCAACGGATTTAATGGGGCGTAATGGAGTAGTTGAGAAAGCATTAATTGGGACCTTTGTTGAAGATGTAAAAAATCCATATGAATTAAGTAGGATAATAAGATCTTTTGATCCATGTGTTTCCTGTGCTACTCATATAATCAGTGATAAATATGAAGATTTTATTATGAGGATAGTATGATGATTAAAGTTATTGCAATTGGCAACTTTCTTATGGGTGATGATGGTATAGCACTTAAGGTAATTGATGAAGTTGAAAAAAAATTCTTAAAGGAAAAGGAAAAATTGGAGAACGGAAAGCAACTAGAGGAAATATACTCACAACTAACGTTCATAAAAGCAGAAACAGATTTCAATTTTGCATTAGATAATATTGAAGCAGGGGACTTTTTGTTGATTTTAGATAGCACATTATTAATGTTGGACTACGGAACTATAACAGAAATTCTAATATCTGAATTTCAAAATCATTCAAATTATTCTTTATCAATGCACAACAGGAGCTTACTTTCTTTTATTAAGCATTTAAATATAAAGGTAGAAGGTTTTATTTTAGGGATTGAGGTAGCAAAAGTAGCTTTTAGTTTAGATCTATCTGAAAAATTAAAGGATAAGTTTCAACAGATTTGTGATGAGGCTTATACAATTATAATGGAAAAAAGTTTGGAATATATAAAAAAAGGTAGCAACATTGCATGAAGCGTCAATAGCAGCAGAAATATTAATGATAGTATTTACGAATATTAAAGCTTATAACCTTAAAAGGGTAACTCTTGTCTTAATAAAAGTTGGCACCTTTAACGCTATAGATAAAGAGTCCCTTACCTTTGCTTTTAATGCATTAACAAAAGGAACAGCTTGTGAGGGAGCAACAATCGATTTAGTAACAATTGATGGTTTTGAATTGTTGGTGGAGAAGATAGAGGGGGAATAATATGAAGAGTATAAATATAAATAAGAGGATACTTCAATCTAATACTGAGTTTGCAGAAAGAAATAGAAAGTTTTTTAACGAAAAAGGTATAGTAGCCGTAAATATTTTTGGTTCTCCAGGAGCAGGTAAAACCTCAATCCTTGAAAAAGTAATTAAAGCTATGAAGGAGAAAATTTCTATTGGGGTTATCGAAGGTGATTTATACACTACAAAGGATGGAGAACGAATTGAAGGGCAAGGTATTCCTGTGGTACAGATTAATACTTGTGGAGCTTGCCACTTAGATGCTGCTATGGTAGAAAAATCAGTGGAAACTATGGCTACTTTAGTTAAGAGAAAAGCTATAGAGAAGAGACTTTATGAAGAAATAAAGTATTTTAAAGATTCTGCACCTTATGAAGGTTTAAAGCATTCAAAACAAGAAAAAACTTTTTCACAAGAGGAAGGCATAGCGAATTTAGATATATTGTTTATAGAGAATATTGGGAATTTAGTATGTCCTGCTTCTTATGATTTAGGAGAGAGCAAAAGAATTACCGTACTTAGCATAACAGAAGGTAATGATAAGCCACTGAAATATCCATCAATATTCAAACAGTCTCAAGCTGTGATTTTAAATAAGATTGATATTCTAAAGTTCACGGATTTTGATTTAGAGGAATTCTATAAAGATATATACACTATAAGTAAGGATATAAAAGTATTTTTAGTGTCAGCACGAACTGGAGAAGGAATAAATGAATTGAGTAGTTACCTATTACAGCTTGGCAATGAAGTTTAAAATTCAAATTGACATAAATTTATTTAGATATTTTAGGTGTGGTTAATAGATAATCTTAGAAAATATATCCACACCTACATTTGTTAGTATTTAAGTGTGGAAAGTTATATTTTTAAGAGTAAATATCAATATATTAATTAGAAGCTTTTGGTATCTAATGTCATATCTATTAAGTTTTAAGGATAAGATTACATATGAAGGTAAAGTAGCAAATTATATTTATTGATTAAGTATATCTAAAAATTCAAACGTTTTCAAAGTATGAATATTATTATTTACTCATATAAACCTAAACAATAGATTTATCAAAATAAGAAACTAGGGTGAAAATATAATTTAATAGGGAGGGAATATTTAATGTGTATTGCAGTACCTCTTGAGGTAATAGAAGTTTATAAGGAAGATGCCTTAGTTCAATATAATGGGGTAAAAATGAAAGTAAATATACTTCTGTTGGAAGATGTTAAAGTAGGAGATTATCTTCTTATTCATGCAGGATGTGCTATAGAAAAACTGGACAAGGTGCAAGGTAAAAAGACCCAGGAACTATTCAAGAAGTTATTTGAGGGATCATTTTTTTCAGAGGGCCATCTATGAAATCTTTAGAAATAGATAGAGAAATAAGGATAATGGAAATTTGCGGTACTCATACTACAACGATTTTAAAAAGCGGAATAAGAAAACTCTTGCCACCAAATATAAAGCTAATAAGCGGTCCAGGATGTCCTGTATGTGTAACTAGTCAAGGGTATATTGATGCAGCTATTAATTTAAGTGAAAAAGAAAATTTAATAATAACAACCTTCGGAGATATGCTTAATGTTCCAGGAAGTATTCCCTTTGAAGATAAGGATGGTTTATTAAATAATGAGAATTCAGATAATCCGTCTAATATAAGAAATATTATTCAAGACCAATATGGAGATAAGGGAAATACTTTTATCTTTAAAGATATTAACTTTAATACAAAGGCTAATTCTCTAATGAACCAAAGGGCGAAGGGAAAAGATGTTAGAGTAATATATTCTCCCTTGGAAGCTTTAAATATTGCTAAAAAGAATCCTAATAAAGAAGTGGTTTTTTTAGCAATAGGTTTTGAAACTACTGCTCCTACTATTGCCCTTACTATTGAGCAAGCTTATCAGGAGAATATAAGAAATTTTAGTGCATTTACTTCCTTAAAGACTATGCCAGAAGCTATAAAAGGTCTCATTTCTGATAAAGAAATTAATGTAGATGGAGTTATTTGTCCAGGGCATGTAAGTACTATTATTGGAGAAAATGCATTTAAATTTATGAGTGAAGAACTCCATATGCCATCAGTAATTGCTGGCTTTGAAGATAGGGATGTTTTGATTGCTGTATGCTTATTAGTGGATATGATAAGAGAAAATAAACATGAATTAAAGAATATTTATGGAAGTGTTGTTAAGTTGGAGGGCAATAAAAAAGCTAAGGAATTGATAAACAAGGTTTTAAATGTTGTTGATAGTAATTGGCGGGGCCTTGGAGAGATAAAAAATAGCGGACTTGCTATTTCAGATAAATATAAAGCTTTTGATGCAGTGATAAAGTTTAATATAAAAGTTCAAGAAGCTCTCTCTGCTAGTGGATGTATTTGTGGTTCTATATTGAAAGGTCAAAAGACGCCAGAGGATTGCAAGCTTTTCGGCAAAAAATGTACTCCTTATAGCCCTTTAGGGGTTTGTATGGTTTCAAAAGAAGGGACTTGTGGAATCCACTATAAGTATTTAAATGATCAGTGAAGCTGTACCTAATCTAATATAAGAAAGGAGACTTTATATGGGAATTATTACATTGGCACATGGCAGTGGTGGGAAGAGTACCCACGAACTTATAGGTAAAATTTTTTATAGGTATTTTAATAATGAAGTGCTTCTTCAACAAGGAGATTCAAGTATAGTTAATAATCTAGCTGGAAAAATTGCTGTAACTACTGATTCTTATATAGTAAGTCCTATGTTTTTTCCAGGTGGAGATATAGGCAAATTATCTGTTTGTGGTACAGTAAATGATTTAGCTGTTAGTGGAGCAAAACCACTTTATATAACTGCAGGTTTTATAATAGAAGAAGGCTTAGAAATTAATACCCTAGAAAAAGTAGTTATTTCTATGTCAGAAACAGCAAAAAGTTGTGGTGTGAAAATCATCGCAGGAGATACAAAGGTCGTTGAAAAAGGAAAAGGGGATAAACTTTATATCAACACAACTGGTCTAGGAATTTTTGAAAAGGGTTATGAGATCTCTGATAAAGGCATAGAAGCTGGTGATAAAGTAATTGTAAGTGGTACCTTGGGAGATCATGGAATGACTATACTTAGCCAGCGTGAAGAAATAAATTTTGAAACTGAGATACAAAGTGATTGTTGTTCGCTTCAATGGTTAATAAAAGATATCTTAGAAGTATCAAGCAATATTAAATTTATCAGAGATATCACTCGAGGTGGGTTAGCTACAACGCTTAATGAAGCTGTAGTAGATACAAAGCACAGTATAATTATTGAGGAAAAATCTATTTTAGTGAGAGAGGATGTAAAGTTTCTTTGTGAGATTTTAGGCTTGGACCCTTTGTATATAGCTAATGAAGGAAAGGCAATGGTTATAGTATCAAAAGAGGATGCTGCAAAAGTTCTGTTTACCATGAGAAAAAATCCTCAAGGAAAAGATTCGCAAGTTATAGGAGAAATAGTTAAGGATGATAAAGGTATGGTTTTTGTAAAAACTCATATAAATGGTACAAGGGTTGTGGGAATGGCAGAAGGTGAACTTATACCTAGGATTTGCTAACGTCTATTAAAATGAATTAAATTAGATTCATAATGTGCATAATAAAAGAAAATAACTATTTCAGCAATGAGGAGAACTGAAAATGAGTAAGCTTAAAAATAAAATACTTCTTATTGTGAGTTTAATTATGATTATTACTATATCGATTTGTAATAATGCAATTGTGATAAAAGCTATATCTAATGGTATTAAAACGGAAACCATTGAAGTAGGGG is a window encoding:
- a CDS encoding nickel-dependent hydrogenase large subunit; amino-acid sequence: MSEKIIINPLTRISGFLQIEITIENNLVTEAKNRGFLFRGFEEMLKGRSPLDAIYFTERICGICSTAHGFVSAIALEDALKVKVDENGTILREIMHGCEFLQNHIRHFYQFTMPDYAKIDAVSKDEERKYKVTKDYTKIFNRHYMESFKYSRDAHKMLAILGGKAPHNHGIFVGGATINIDASRIIELKALLNGIKTFVNTAMLPDVRAISYYYKEDFVHGHGYTNFLSYGAFDSDVHSDISYVKAGTLIDDKLEPFDASKISEEISHSYYSDEKEILSQGDNNWKVDVNKKNAYTWVKAARYRNLPLEVGPLARQWISGEYKNGVSTMDRTIARVLEAKKICDILDKLIDRVKLTPTVQEKWEIPDSAKGIGLRDTTRGALGHWINIEGKKIANYNIITPSGWNISPTDLMGRNGVVEKALIGTFVEDVKNPYELSRIIRSFDPCVSCATHIISDKYEDFIMRIV
- a CDS encoding hydrogenase maturation protease, which produces MMIKVIAIGNFLMGDDGIALKVIDEVEKKFLKEKEKLENGKQLEEIYSQLTFIKAETDFNFALDNIEAGDFLLILDSTLLMLDYGTITEILISEFQNHSNYSLSMHNRSLLSFIKHLNIKVEGFILGIEVAKVAFSLDLSEKLKDKFQQICDEAYTIIMEKSLEYIKKGSNIA
- a CDS encoding hydrogenase maturation nickel metallochaperone HypA, with translation MHEASIAAEILMIVFTNIKAYNLKRVTLVLIKVGTFNAIDKESLTFAFNALTKGTACEGATIDLVTIDGFELLVEKIEGE
- the hypB gene encoding hydrogenase nickel incorporation protein HypB, with amino-acid sequence MKSININKRILQSNTEFAERNRKFFNEKGIVAVNIFGSPGAGKTSILEKVIKAMKEKISIGVIEGDLYTTKDGERIEGQGIPVVQINTCGACHLDAAMVEKSVETMATLVKRKAIEKRLYEEIKYFKDSAPYEGLKHSKQEKTFSQEEGIANLDILFIENIGNLVCPASYDLGESKRITVLSITEGNDKPLKYPSIFKQSQAVILNKIDILKFTDFDLEEFYKDIYTISKDIKVFLVSARTGEGINELSSYLLQLGNEV
- a CDS encoding HypC/HybG/HupF family hydrogenase formation chaperone, which encodes MCIAVPLEVIEVYKEDALVQYNGVKMKVNILLLEDVKVGDYLLIHAGCAIEKLDKVQGKKTQELFKKLFEGSFFSEGHL
- the hypD gene encoding hydrogenase formation protein HypD; translation: MKSLEIDREIRIMEICGTHTTTILKSGIRKLLPPNIKLISGPGCPVCVTSQGYIDAAINLSEKENLIITTFGDMLNVPGSIPFEDKDGLLNNENSDNPSNIRNIIQDQYGDKGNTFIFKDINFNTKANSLMNQRAKGKDVRVIYSPLEALNIAKKNPNKEVVFLAIGFETTAPTIALTIEQAYQENIRNFSAFTSLKTMPEAIKGLISDKEINVDGVICPGHVSTIIGENAFKFMSEELHMPSVIAGFEDRDVLIAVCLLVDMIRENKHELKNIYGSVVKLEGNKKAKELINKVLNVVDSNWRGLGEIKNSGLAISDKYKAFDAVIKFNIKVQEALSASGCICGSILKGQKTPEDCKLFGKKCTPYSPLGVCMVSKEGTCGIHYKYLNDQ
- the hypE gene encoding hydrogenase expression/formation protein HypE is translated as MGIITLAHGSGGKSTHELIGKIFYRYFNNEVLLQQGDSSIVNNLAGKIAVTTDSYIVSPMFFPGGDIGKLSVCGTVNDLAVSGAKPLYITAGFIIEEGLEINTLEKVVISMSETAKSCGVKIIAGDTKVVEKGKGDKLYINTTGLGIFEKGYEISDKGIEAGDKVIVSGTLGDHGMTILSQREEINFETEIQSDCCSLQWLIKDILEVSSNIKFIRDITRGGLATTLNEAVVDTKHSIIIEEKSILVREDVKFLCEILGLDPLYIANEGKAMVIVSKEDAAKVLFTMRKNPQGKDSQVIGEIVKDDKGMVFVKTHINGTRVVGMAEGELIPRIC